The Candidatus Omnitrophota bacterium DNA window TCAATAGGTCTATTTTCTTATTAATCTTGCGTCTTACCAGAAAAAGCGTCCTCGCCATATAGATGAGTTCGCTTTCCGCTACTTGCCTCAGATGTTCTATATGGCTTGCGTCAAGTATTATCTTATATTTCTCGGCTATGGTCCTTAGATCCGTCGCTATGGCCGCGGCGACACGTTTTATTTCATAAGCCAAACCGCCTGGTAGCGCATACGAAGTATCTTTCGGCAACCAGTCACGCTGGTATGTCATAAGGACGAAATGCGGTATTTTCTTTATATATTCCCCCATTAATGAGGATACCGAGCCGCATACCCTTACAATTTTAATCTTCTCTCTCGATTTTAAAAACCTATACGGATTTGCGTTATATATAATATCTCTTACGAACTTCTTGATTGTCTTTTCATAAAAAGGGAGTGTATTATACGTTGCCTCTTCTGCCCTTAAAATGCTCTTATCCGAGAACTGGCCGGTTATTATATCTTTATACAAAATAGAAGCTTCCGAATAAGAAATATCCATCCCCTGCGATTTTATTATCTGTATGACTTTGTTGGCATGTAAAAATTGGCAATATTCACCAAACAGATTTCTCTGAATAAGCAACAAGTCACTTATCTCACGCGGCTCATTGCGCATATAGGCCTTCATACATGCTTCAATATCCCTGCAAAGGTTTATGAAATCACTATCCGGAACGGGCCAGAAAAATTCATCCTGCCATTTCTTTATCCCATATTTCTTTATTGAAAAGACGTCGATAGGAAATATCTTCCTGTCCGAGGCCGTTTCGCCCGTGCCGTAATCTACGCGGTCCTTTATGTAGATCAGCTTGTCTTCGGCCTCTTTTAACACTCTATAACCGGCTTTGGTGAATGCTTTTTGCGAAGCTATATTATCTTTTTTGATTTCGGCGATCACCGCTTTATCTGTCTTCATCTCGCTAAAGAATTTATCCGTACCCAGCCTTATGATCTCAGAACCGAGTTTTTTACCAAAGAAAATCGGGTTTAGATTGGCACTTACCGTGACAATGTCCCCGTTAATCTCAAACCTGATCGCCCCTATTTTGTTATTTTGCAAACTGGCCATATATATCTTTGTGCCGGGGCTATTGGTTTTTGAATGAAACCATCTTTGGTGCTCGTCCCAGGGTATTATCTTATCATCAAAAAATTGCCTTCTTACTTCGGGATGATTGCGCCAAGTCCAGAGATCCCTGCAATCTTTATCCATAACCCGGTTTAACGTTATATCTGTTTCTTTCACCTTATGATCCTCACTGCCTCGAACGCCTCGGCATACTTCCTGGAAGCTACGCTTCCCCATTTTGCAGCCTGTGTTTCAATGGCCCTTGGGGAGCGCGGATGAGGAAATTTTCTAAGTTCAGTTGTATAGCATTTTACCGCAGCAAGCTTTTTCTTCATTGTCATCGTAATATCCACAAATAAATTGGGCGCAAAGGTGTAAGGATAGTTCCATTCTGTTGAGGACGGTATTTCAAAAGAGTAAATCTCGCTTACGGTCTCTTCTTCTACGGGACGGCACGCGGTCAAGACCGCGTTAAAGGTAATTCTATGATCTATGTTCAAGTCGCGCCAGTGGTGTGTAAATATTATCTGCGGCTTCACCCTGTTTTTTACCGCCTCTATATTTTTTACTATATCAAGCGTGGGGACCGCATCAAATCTATTATCCGGAAAGTTCAGCGGATATACTTTCTTTACTCCTATAACTCGGTTGGCCCTCTCTATCGAACTCCTCAACGCCTTTAAATCTTTTTCCATTCTATTGGACCCTTTGGCATATCTCGAAGTTATACCTTCCCCAAGTATCAGCGCATATGCCTCGTGGCCTTCATTTATCAATCTGGCAACAGTCCCGCCGCAGCCAAGAATCTCGTCGTCAGGGTGGGCCGCAATTACCAATATTCTGTTTTCATTTTTTTTCATTTCGGCTCTCCATAATTAGCGACTGTTTGAGTATAACTTTTTTACTACTTTCTATATTTTTTTCAACGATTACTTGCGGTCCTATAATGACATCGTTACCTATCTTCCGCCCGGGCA harbors:
- a CDS encoding GNAT family N-acetyltransferase — its product is MKETDITLNRVMDKDCRDLWTWRNHPEVRRQFFDDKIIPWDEHQRWFHSKTNSPGTKIYMASLQNNKIGAIRFEINGDIVTVSANLNPIFFGKKLGSEIIRLGTDKFFSEMKTDKAVIAEIKKDNIASQKAFTKAGYRVLKEAEDKLIYIKDRVDYGTGETASDRKIFPIDVFSIKKYGIKKWQDEFFWPVPDSDFINLCRDIEACMKAYMRNEPREISDLLLIQRNLFGEYCQFLHANKVIQIIKSQGMDISYSEASILYKDIITGQFSDKSILRAEEATYNTLPFYEKTIKKFVRDIIYNANPYRFLKSREKIKIVRVCGSVSSLMGEYIKKIPHFVLMTYQRDWLPKDTSYALPGGLAYEIKRVAAAIATDLRTIAEKYKIILDASHIEHLRQVAESELIYMARTLFLVRRKINKKIDLLISGLGNSFNRTLCLVIRENGGHVVSFNHGGGAGLYDNPAVGPSEFTFSDVFVTYTSKSIELFERIKSNHPPIRNNNVVIASCEADIYFKIWQKYKNRKLPDVIRKIMVIGYPHNQSRNRQMAGGFSPIRLDLELRIVN
- a CDS encoding PIG-L family deacetylase, producing the protein MKKNENRILVIAAHPDDEILGCGGTVARLINEGHEAYALILGEGITSRYAKGSNRMEKDLKALRSSIERANRVIGVKKVYPLNFPDNRFDAVPTLDIVKNIEAVKNRVKPQIIFTHHWRDLNIDHRITFNAVLTACRPVEEETVSEIYSFEIPSSTEWNYPYTFAPNLFVDITMTMKKKLAAVKCYTTELRKFPHPRSPRAIETQAAKWGSVASRKYAEAFEAVRIIR